A genomic region of Mesorhizobium sp. NZP2077 contains the following coding sequences:
- a CDS encoding GMC family oxidoreductase N-terminal domain-containing protein encodes MIVDHLILGGGSAGCVLAARLSEDPNRTVTLVEAGRNISADDIPEAVRSRYPGRAYLDTRNIWSSLTAMMGYARSNSATRLSRRYEQARLLGGGSAINALMANRGAPSDYAEWVSLGATGWGWEECLPYFRKIEADRDFQGPLHGMDGPLTIRRVSDAKISPFVARVMKTLEARGHPIKPDQNGPWQDGAFRGAIAVSDAGDRLPTSIAYLTPEVRKRANLKIVTDSVATRILFDGARAIGAEISGPHAGKIMAREVIVASGAIHSPALLQRSGVGPGNELAALGIPVVASRSGVGRNLMEHPSIAVAAFLPSHMRVRDKGEHHEQAVWRFSSNLEGTPYGDMHAAILSRSGWHSVGLRMGSLFFWVNKSYSRGVVRLSSADPDAEPDVDFRMLSDERDLERLKSALRLGAQTLLDPTMNGARGTVFPSSYSPRVAKVAVPGPWNAVQRGALSAMLDIAGPLRAALVHSVITMGTTVDGLLKDDAALTEFVSRHVAGTWHPSGTCRMGTPDDAMAVTSPFGKVYQTEGLRVCDASLMPSIPCANTNIPTIMMAERIADMIRAAN; translated from the coding sequence ATGATCGTCGATCATCTGATCCTGGGGGGCGGCTCGGCCGGCTGCGTCCTTGCCGCACGGCTGTCGGAGGATCCAAACCGCACCGTGACGCTGGTCGAAGCCGGACGCAACATATCCGCCGACGACATTCCAGAGGCGGTGCGCAGCCGCTATCCCGGCCGCGCCTATCTCGACACACGCAACATCTGGTCTTCCCTTACCGCGATGATGGGGTACGCTCGCTCCAACAGCGCGACGCGTCTGTCGCGCCGCTATGAGCAGGCCAGACTTCTCGGCGGCGGCTCGGCCATCAACGCGCTGATGGCCAATCGCGGCGCGCCCTCCGACTATGCCGAATGGGTGTCGCTGGGGGCCACGGGCTGGGGCTGGGAGGAGTGCCTGCCCTATTTCAGGAAGATCGAGGCAGACAGAGATTTTCAAGGGCCGCTGCATGGCATGGATGGCCCGCTGACCATCCGCCGCGTCAGCGATGCAAAGATCTCGCCCTTTGTCGCACGCGTGATGAAAACGCTGGAGGCACGGGGACATCCAATCAAGCCAGACCAGAACGGCCCTTGGCAGGACGGCGCCTTTCGCGGCGCGATCGCTGTTAGCGATGCGGGCGACCGCCTGCCGACCTCCATCGCCTATCTGACGCCCGAAGTGCGCAAACGGGCGAACCTCAAAATCGTGACCGACAGCGTGGCAACGCGCATCCTCTTCGATGGCGCCCGCGCAATCGGCGCTGAGATATCCGGGCCCCACGCTGGGAAGATTATGGCCCGCGAGGTGATTGTGGCATCCGGCGCCATACATTCTCCGGCACTCCTGCAGCGGTCCGGCGTGGGGCCTGGCAATGAGCTTGCGGCTCTCGGCATTCCGGTTGTCGCATCGAGATCCGGGGTCGGACGAAACTTGATGGAGCACCCCTCGATTGCCGTTGCAGCCTTCCTTCCCTCGCACATGCGGGTGCGCGACAAAGGCGAGCATCACGAACAGGCGGTCTGGCGTTTCTCCTCCAACCTTGAGGGAACGCCGTACGGCGACATGCATGCGGCCATCCTGTCGCGCTCGGGCTGGCATTCCGTCGGGTTGCGCATGGGCAGCCTGTTCTTCTGGGTCAACAAATCCTATTCGCGCGGTGTTGTGCGTCTTTCCAGCGCCGATCCCGATGCGGAGCCGGATGTCGATTTCCGCATGCTCAGCGACGAGCGGGATCTTGAGCGGCTGAAGAGCGCCTTGCGGCTCGGTGCGCAGACTTTGCTTGATCCGACCATGAACGGCGCTCGCGGCACCGTTTTCCCCTCCAGCTACTCGCCGCGCGTCGCGAAAGTCGCCGTTCCAGGTCCCTGGAATGCGGTGCAGCGGGGTGCCCTGTCGGCAATGCTCGACATAGCCGGGCCACTACGCGCAGCTCTTGTGCATTCGGTGATTACGATGGGGACGACCGTGGATGGATTGCTGAAGGACGATGCCGCGCTGACCGAATTCGTCTCCCGGCATGTCGCCGGAACCTGGCATCCCTCCGGCACCTGCCGCATGGGGACGCCCGATGATGCGATGGCCGTGACGTCGCCTTTCGGCAAGGTTTACCAAACGGAAGGGTTGCGTGTTTGCGATGCATCGTTGATGCCCTCGATTCCGTGCGCCAACACAAACATTCCAACGATCATGATGGCCGAGCGCATCGCCGACATGATCCGCGCTGCGAACTGA